A portion of the Deltaproteobacteria bacterium genome contains these proteins:
- a CDS encoding ABC transporter permease, producing MIWAILIISSINLILAPLIGRWLKRHQGSIGIAVRLFGLLLFLALILWVIFHQFDLSIERNATLLWAFAFISAATVGFLGSRYLQKMPNRELFVALLLLIEVMFIAALFSANTNGLASPHFRALLVTPAILPLSSYFGASIGHLTNGSSIKNFFGYESFIARRFLLSRASQVLSTVTSISVIGVAIGVWLVIVSLSVLSGFENDLKQKIIGATAHIVVQSKDGSPFKSDTDDPLNIMKTPGVIAVSPIIEGEAAVSSRSNYTGAIVFGINPQRARKVLGVMNEVAEGSVTPVQNELLAPTVKTDTIDTEFPPPKPLPNIIIGVEMAKGLNVSVGDRINLISPLLETITPIGPAPKNATFKIAAIFSSKMYEYDARYVFISLNAARHFFELASAELTAIQAAVDDPESSDVIVKTISQNLPTRFEALDWKGRNQTLFSSLKLERVVAFVVLVFIILVASFAIVNTLTMSIVEKKKEIAILKTMGASDNGIMKLFLIQGLIIGAFGTLLGAIAAMISIFLLQQFGFAIPGDVYYIDSLPVHFDAIDVVVVILAALLIVWDFAVFPALHGANLSPVEGLRDV from the coding sequence TTGATTTGGGCAATATTAATCATATCTAGTATTAATCTAATACTAGCACCTCTGATTGGGCGTTGGTTAAAACGACATCAAGGTTCTATCGGCATTGCTGTGCGATTATTCGGTTTGTTATTATTCTTAGCTTTAATTTTATGGGTAATATTTCATCAGTTTGATTTATCGATTGAACGCAACGCAACTTTACTTTGGGCATTTGCATTTATCTCAGCAGCAACAGTAGGTTTTTTAGGTTCACGATATTTGCAAAAAATGCCAAATAGGGAATTATTCGTAGCTTTGTTGCTATTAATTGAGGTTATGTTTATTGCTGCATTATTTAGCGCGAATACAAATGGTTTAGCATCACCGCATTTTCGTGCGCTTTTAGTGACTCCGGCAATTTTACCATTATCTAGTTACTTTGGTGCATCAATAGGTCATCTCACCAATGGCAGTTCAATAAAGAATTTTTTTGGATACGAAAGTTTTATTGCTAGAAGGTTTTTACTTTCTCGTGCTTCACAAGTGCTATCTACAGTTACAAGTATTTCAGTAATTGGGGTGGCGATTGGTGTTTGGTTAGTTATTGTAAGTTTGTCAGTGTTATCTGGATTTGAAAATGATTTAAAACAAAAAATCATTGGCGCTACTGCACATATAGTTGTGCAAAGTAAAGATGGATCCCCATTTAAATCAGATACTGATGACCCCTTAAATATTATGAAGACCCCAGGAGTTATTGCGGTAAGCCCAATTATTGAAGGTGAAGCTGCTGTTTCGAGTCGTTCAAATTATACCGGCGCTATTGTATTTGGCATTAATCCTCAACGTGCACGCAAGGTATTAGGAGTAATGAATGAAGTAGCCGAAGGTTCAGTTACCCCAGTACAAAATGAACTTTTAGCACCGACAGTAAAAACTGACACTATCGACACCGAGTTTCCACCACCAAAACCCTTACCGAATATTATCATTGGTGTTGAGATGGCTAAGGGGTTAAATGTATCAGTTGGTGACCGCATTAATCTCATTTCCCCACTTTTAGAAACTATTACACCAATTGGGCCTGCTCCAAAAAATGCTACATTTAAAATTGCTGCAATTTTCTCAAGTAAAATGTATGAATACGATGCTCGCTATGTATTCATTTCACTTAATGCTGCGAGACACTTTTTTGAATTAGCATCAGCAGAATTGACTGCAATTCAAGCGGCAGTTGATGATCCTGAGAGTTCTGATGTAATCGTAAAAACTATTTCGCAAAATCTTCCTACACGTTTTGAAGCTCTCGACTGGAAAGGAAGAAATCAAACTCTTTTTTCATCATTGAAATTAGAGCGCGTAGTCGCTTTTGTTGTGTTAGTTTTCATCATTTTAGTTGCCAGTTTTGCCATTGTTAACACTTTAACTATGTCTATTGTTGAGAAGAAAAAAGAAATCGCAATTTTAAAAACTATGGGGGCAAGTGATAACGGCATAATGAAGCTTTTTTTAATCCAAGGTCTAATTATTGGGGCCTTTGGCACATTATTAGGAGCAATTGCAGCAATGATCTCGATATTCTTGCTGCAACAGTTCGGATTCGCTATTCCAGGTGATGTTTATTATATCGACTCGCTACCCGTGCATTTTGATGCAATTGACGTGGTAGTTGTGATTTTGGCCGCGCTTCTTATAGTTTGGGACTTCGCGGTTTTTCCGGCATTGCATGGTGCAAATTTATCGCCGGTAGAAGGGTTGCGTGATGTCTGA
- a CDS encoding ABC transporter ATP-binding protein yields MSELIAARELCKSYKKGDEIINVLQGTTFSIPEGSMVSIIGASGAGKSTLLHLLGTLDAPDSGDIIFRGKSLTGMNASELADFRNNTLGFVFQFHHLLSEFTALENVMMPALIRRNSKNEAQNLAARTLTEVGLAKRMLHKPGELSGGEQQRVALARALVLSPQLILADEVTGNLDERNGEEIHELLFTINRERGATLVVVTHNRSLADRMPLRLELKQGSVKERR; encoded by the coding sequence ATGTCTGAGCTCATTGCAGCGCGAGAGCTTTGTAAATCCTATAAGAAGGGCGACGAAATTATTAACGTTTTACAGGGGACTACTTTCTCCATTCCCGAAGGCTCGATGGTTTCGATTATCGGTGCTTCGGGTGCTGGCAAGAGTACCCTTTTGCACTTATTGGGTACTTTAGACGCACCTGATAGTGGAGATATTATTTTTCGTGGCAAAAGTCTTACCGGGATGAATGCCAGTGAACTAGCTGATTTTCGCAATAATACTTTAGGTTTTGTCTTTCAGTTCCATCATTTGCTTTCTGAATTTACTGCTTTAGAAAATGTAATGATGCCTGCGTTAATTCGTCGTAATTCAAAAAACGAAGCGCAAAATTTAGCGGCAAGAACTCTCACAGAGGTAGGTCTCGCTAAAAGAATGCTACATAAACCTGGTGAGCTTTCTGGTGGTGAACAACAACGAGTAGCGCTAGCTCGAGCTTTAGTTCTTTCTCCGCAATTGATTTTAGCTGACGAGGTTACTGGTAATCTTGATGAACGCAATGGTGAAGAAATACATGAATTGCTTTTTACAATTAATCGTGAACGTGGCGCTACATTAGTTGTAGTTACTCACAATCGTAGTCTTGCTGATCGCATGCCGTTACGACTCGAGCTAAAACAAGGCTCGGTGAAGGAGCGTAGATGA